In Bremerella alba, one DNA window encodes the following:
- a CDS encoding superoxide dismutase family protein: MKSTILTLSILLLAIPGLVLAQDEGAKEDAPEKDHEHTAEMVEMPKAAVAVLASTSGSDVKGIIMLKQEDGYVHLTGKIINLEPGEHGFHIHEFGDLTKADGSAAGGHFNPDGHEHGAPSAESHVGDLGNITADDSGVAKIDIKAKGLKLHIVLGRSIVVHAKADDLKSQPSGDAGPRVGVGVIGIAKAGE, from the coding sequence ATGAAATCGACCATCCTAACACTAAGCATTCTACTATTGGCAATTCCCGGCCTAGTCCTGGCCCAAGACGAAGGTGCAAAGGAAGACGCACCTGAGAAAGACCACGAGCATACCGCTGAAATGGTGGAAATGCCCAAAGCCGCGGTTGCCGTGTTGGCTTCCACCAGCGGTAGCGACGTGAAGGGCATCATTATGCTGAAGCAGGAAGACGGCTACGTGCACCTGACCGGCAAAATTATCAACCTGGAACCAGGCGAACACGGTTTCCACATTCACGAATTCGGTGACCTGACCAAAGCCGACGGCTCGGCCGCTGGTGGTCACTTCAATCCAGATGGCCACGAACATGGTGCCCCAAGCGCCGAAAGCCACGTTGGTGACCTGGGCAACATCACCGCCGACGACAGCGGCGTAGCCAAGATCGATATCAAAGCCAAAGGTTTGAAGCTGCACATCGTGCTGGGTCGCTCGATTGTCGTGCATGCCAAAGCCGACGACCTGAAGAGCCAACCATCCGGCGACGCCGGCCCGCGCGTGGGCGTTGGTGTGATCGGGATTGCCAAAGCTGGCGAGTAA
- a CDS encoding DUF1990 family protein: protein MFRFHSPAAATVERFLKNQRERKYSYCHQGKTASTPPKGFQVDHTRVKLGHGIETFNRAKDALGKWRQFELGWVSARPTSTTIREGEAVCVIGKAAGMYWLNAARIVYVIDDPMNTPKFGFAYGTLPAHMETGEERFLVEMDQSGDVWYDILAFSRPKRWIVWLLHPYMRKLQKQFARDSAARMKTLVSENIHQTA, encoded by the coding sequence ATGTTTCGCTTTCATTCACCTGCTGCTGCGACCGTCGAGCGGTTTTTGAAAAACCAGCGAGAGCGGAAGTATTCTTACTGTCATCAAGGCAAAACGGCCAGCACCCCGCCCAAAGGTTTTCAAGTCGATCATACCCGTGTGAAGCTTGGTCATGGGATCGAAACATTTAACAGGGCCAAAGATGCCCTGGGAAAATGGCGGCAGTTTGAACTGGGCTGGGTCTCGGCAAGACCAACCTCCACGACGATCCGTGAAGGGGAAGCGGTGTGTGTGATTGGTAAAGCGGCTGGCATGTACTGGCTCAATGCAGCACGCATTGTGTACGTGATTGACGATCCCATGAATACGCCCAAGTTCGGATTCGCCTACGGGACACTTCCGGCTCATATGGAGACGGGCGAAGAACGTTTCCTGGTGGAAATGGACCAAAGCGGAGACGTATGGTACGACATTCTAGCATTCTCTCGCCCTAAACGTTGGATCGTCTGGTTGCTCCATCCGTATATGCGAAAACTTCAGAAACAGTTTGCTCGCGATTCTGCCGCTCGCATGAAAACGCTGGTAAGTGAAAATATCCACCAAACGGCATGA
- a CDS encoding NAD(P)H-binding protein: MTADDHPNNNRQKTVLVTGATGYVGSRLVPQILPHYNVRCMVRDPERLDAAIRDQVEVAQGDVMHSHSLRECMQGVDVAIYLIHGLGYGPDFQKKDRIAAENFLNAAQEAGVSRIIYLGGLGDDEDPGLSPHLKSRHEVGEVFQASEVLTIELRASVVLGPGSLSYELIRSLTQRLPVMICPKWLSTPTQPIATEDVLAYLQESIELPVEKSEVFEIGSQDVVTYGGLIQMYAQERNLKRYLISVPLLTPYLSSLWLGLVTPTSAQVGRHLIEGLKNPTVVRDDRARKIFSHQAMTTQEAVRQAVEQEA; encoded by the coding sequence ATGACCGCTGACGATCACCCTAATAACAACCGACAGAAAACAGTTCTCGTAACCGGTGCGACCGGGTATGTGGGAAGCCGCCTCGTTCCCCAAATCTTACCGCATTACAACGTACGCTGCATGGTTCGTGATCCTGAACGTCTCGACGCTGCGATTCGCGATCAAGTCGAAGTCGCGCAAGGAGACGTGATGCATTCCCATTCGCTGCGCGAGTGTATGCAGGGAGTCGACGTTGCGATTTATCTCATTCACGGCTTGGGCTACGGGCCCGACTTTCAGAAGAAAGATCGCATCGCGGCAGAGAACTTTTTAAATGCGGCCCAAGAGGCAGGCGTCTCTCGCATCATTTATCTGGGTGGCTTAGGAGACGATGAGGACCCTGGTCTTTCACCGCACCTCAAGAGCCGTCACGAGGTGGGCGAAGTATTTCAGGCCAGCGAAGTCCTTACTATCGAGCTTCGTGCTTCGGTCGTCCTGGGTCCGGGAAGTCTTTCGTACGAACTGATCCGTTCGCTGACACAGCGGTTGCCGGTCATGATTTGTCCGAAATGGCTCTCGACCCCTACGCAACCAATCGCCACCGAAGACGTGCTGGCTTACCTGCAGGAATCGATCGAACTGCCGGTAGAGAAGAGCGAGGTCTTCGAGATCGGCAGCCAAGATGTGGTCACCTATGGCGGGCTCATTCAGATGTACGCCCAAGAACGAAACCTGAAGCGATACTTAATTAGCGTACCACTGCTGACGCCTTATCTTTCGAGTCTTTGGCTAGGATTGGTCACGCCCACCAGCGCCCAGGTCGGACGGCATTTGATCGAAGGGCTCAAAAATCCAACTGTCGTGCGTGACGACCGAGCACGCAAAATCTTTTCTCATCAGGCAATGACAACCCAAGAGGCTGTCCGTCAGGCTGTTGAGCAAGAAGCTTAG